From a single Porites lutea chromosome 10, jaPorLute2.1, whole genome shotgun sequence genomic region:
- the LOC140950321 gene encoding uncharacterized protein has product MDTGKHHLEVDCESMYDRVRRKWAGIVTGVTLAPDVPTTSSQGENSGSAFREHDPRPLGWALKATKRPTRMTDNVKTFLMKKFEEGTRTGNKADPVRVAREMKTLRNEDGEPTFKPEEWRTAQQISSLFSRQTAALRHRGIDAEEISEEDIEAAESEIAFDTLRSLVMDDMGKPSHPIIVGISNICELVKNKKLDSLKLAALKEICNQLHLTTSGPLSRKKTFFEAIQKFSESCTCFQK; this is encoded by the coding sequence ATGGACACGGGCAAGCACCATCTTGAGGTGGACTGTGAGTCCATGTATGACCGCGTTAGGAGGAAATGGGCGGGAATTGTGACAGGGGTGACGCTCGCTCCGGATGTGCCAACAACCTCATCACAAGGTGAGAATAGTGGCAGCGCTTTCAGAGAACATGACCCTAGACCATTGGGGTGGGCGCTGAAGGCAACAAAACGACCCACTAGAATGACTGATAACGTCAAGACCTTCTTGATGAAGAAATTCGAAGAGGGTACAAGAACTGGAAACAAGGCCGATCCTGTACGGGTAGCGAGGGAGATGAAGACCCTCAGAAATGAGGACGGAGAGCCCACGTTTAAGCCCGAAGAGTGGAGGACTGCGCAGCAGATCAGTAGCCTGTTTTCACGTCAGACAGCGGCGCTGCGTCATAGGGGTATTGATGCGGAGGAAATCTCGGAGGAAGACATCGAGGCTGCCGAGTCGGAAATAGCGTTTGACACCCTTAGAAGTTTGGTGATGGATGATATGGGCAAACCAAGCCATCCAATCATCGTGGGCATTAGCAATATCTGCGAACTTGTAAAAAACAAGAAGCTTGACTCACTTAAACTGGCAGCTCTGAAAGAAATCTGCAATCAGCTACACCTGACGACAAGCGGACcactgtcaagaaaaaaaactttctttgaGGCCATTCAAAAATTCTCTGAGAGTTGCacgtgttttcaaaaataa
- the LOC140949628 gene encoding uncharacterized protein yields the protein MAKERKESGINPTMSELDVLVEELVEREQTEKHQRENDDKSNSKKKEDGEEMRQKALEKLGETSKRKREKEGGNGKAKKTRKSSSDTIEYLREKSEQEMKLKEKQLELEKSQQEEEKRKNDAFFNVMLQQQQQQQQQQTQLMMMLSQQSQVMIKMLEKMGK from the exons atGGCAAAGGAGAGAAAAGAAAGTGGGATTAATCCCACCATGTCGGAGCTTGACGTGTTGGTGGAAGAGTTGGTGGAAAGAGAACAGACTGAGAAACATCAACGAGAAAATGATG ACAAGTCAAATAGTAAGAAAAAAGAGGATGGTGAGGAAATGAGACAGAAGGCACTAGAAAAGCTTGGTGAGACGAGCAagaggaagagagaaaaagaaggtGGGAATGGAAAggcaaaaaagacaagaaaaagctCAAGTGATACCATTGAGTACCTCAGGGAAAAGAGTGAGCAGGAgatgaaattaaaggaaaaacagtTGGAGCTAGAGAAAAGTCAGCAGGAGGAAGAGAAACGGAAAAATGATGCATTCTTCAATGTTATGCTtcagcaacagcagcaacaacaacagcaacaaacacaGTTGATGATGATGCTTTCACAACAAAGCCAAGTTATGATTAAAATGCTGGAGAAGatgggaaaataa